In one window of Nakamurella sp. PAMC28650 DNA:
- a CDS encoding ABC transporter ATP-binding protein — protein MATIRAAGPARRGPGSGGPMAGMGQPAEKSLNFGPSAKRLFGRLQPERLGVYLVFVLAICSVTLAVLGPKILGKATDTIFSGIVGKQLPLGITRQQAIDAARARGQNSFADLISGMNLIPGHGIDFGSLGRVLITVLCLYVASSVFSWWQGYLLNGIVQRTVLRLRNDVEDKLNRLPLAYFDRQQRGEVLSRVTNDIDNVSQSLQQTMSQLLTSLLTLVGVLVMMLIVSPLLALIAVVAIPLSLLVTTLIAKRSQKMFVAQWRHTGALNGQIEEAFTGHSLVKVFGRQPEVEQTFRDKNAELYEASFGAQFVSGIIMPAMMFIGNLTYVAVAVVGGLRVAGGSMTLGDVQAFIQYSRQFTQPLTQLASMANVLQSGVASAERVFELLDETEQSAEVQRVAPITSTQGRVAFQDVSFRYLPDTPLIEDLSLVAAPGQTVAIVGPTGAGKTTLVNLIMRFYEIDAGRITLDGIDTREMTRSDLRSRIGMVLQDTWLFGGTIRENIAYGRPGATEAEILAAAKATFVDRFVHSLQDGYDTVIDAEGSNVSAGEKQLLTIARAFLADPSLLILDEATSSVDTRTEVLVQKAMAALRTDRTSFVIAHRLSTIRDADLILVMEAGRIVEQGSHEQLLEARGAYFRLYNAQFAGADIEEEPGNLPAPPASGRGVELAKP, from the coding sequence ATGGCCACCATTCGCGCTGCGGGTCCGGCCCGTCGCGGTCCGGGCAGCGGTGGTCCGATGGCCGGAATGGGCCAGCCGGCCGAGAAGTCGCTGAACTTCGGGCCGTCGGCCAAGCGGCTGTTCGGCCGACTCCAGCCCGAACGACTCGGGGTCTACCTGGTCTTCGTGCTGGCCATCTGCAGCGTGACGCTAGCGGTCCTCGGCCCGAAGATCCTCGGCAAGGCGACCGACACCATCTTCAGCGGAATCGTCGGCAAGCAGTTGCCGCTGGGCATCACCCGGCAGCAGGCGATCGACGCAGCCAGGGCCAGGGGCCAGAACTCCTTCGCCGACCTGATCTCCGGGATGAACCTGATCCCCGGGCACGGCATCGACTTCGGCTCGCTGGGCCGGGTCCTGATCACCGTCCTGTGCCTCTACGTCGCGTCCTCGGTGTTCTCCTGGTGGCAGGGATACCTGCTCAACGGCATCGTGCAGCGCACCGTCCTGCGGCTGCGCAATGACGTCGAGGACAAGCTGAACCGGCTGCCCCTGGCCTACTTCGACCGCCAGCAGCGCGGAGAAGTGCTGAGCCGCGTCACGAATGACATCGACAACGTCTCGCAGTCCCTGCAGCAGACCATGAGCCAACTGCTCACCTCCCTGCTCACGCTGGTCGGCGTGCTGGTGATGATGCTGATCGTCTCCCCCCTGCTGGCCCTGATCGCGGTCGTCGCCATTCCGCTGTCGTTGCTGGTCACCACCTTGATCGCGAAGCGATCGCAGAAGATGTTCGTGGCCCAGTGGCGACACACCGGCGCACTCAACGGCCAGATCGAGGAGGCCTTCACCGGCCACAGCCTGGTCAAGGTCTTCGGTCGTCAGCCGGAGGTCGAGCAGACCTTCCGGGACAAGAACGCCGAGTTGTACGAGGCTTCCTTCGGCGCGCAGTTCGTCTCCGGCATCATCATGCCGGCGATGATGTTCATCGGGAACCTGACGTACGTCGCGGTCGCCGTCGTCGGCGGTCTGCGGGTGGCCGGCGGCTCAATGACGCTCGGCGACGTGCAGGCGTTCATCCAGTACTCGCGCCAGTTCACCCAGCCACTCACCCAACTGGCCTCGATGGCGAACGTGCTGCAATCCGGAGTTGCTTCAGCGGAACGGGTTTTCGAGCTGCTGGACGAGACGGAGCAGTCTGCGGAGGTACAGCGCGTCGCCCCGATCACCTCCACCCAGGGCCGCGTAGCGTTCCAGGACGTGTCTTTCCGGTACCTGCCCGACACCCCACTGATCGAGGACCTGTCACTGGTGGCCGCACCCGGCCAGACGGTGGCCATCGTGGGGCCGACCGGGGCGGGCAAGACGACGCTGGTCAACCTGATCATGCGGTTCTACGAGATCGACGCCGGCCGGATCACCCTGGACGGCATCGACACCCGCGAGATGACCCGCAGCGACCTGCGTTCCAGGATCGGCATGGTGCTGCAGGACACCTGGCTCTTCGGCGGGACGATCCGGGAGAACATCGCATACGGCCGCCCCGGTGCCACCGAGGCCGAGATCCTAGCCGCCGCGAAGGCCACCTTCGTCGACCGATTCGTCCATTCGCTGCAGGACGGCTACGACACCGTGATCGACGCCGAGGGCAGCAATGTCAGCGCCGGGGAGAAGCAGTTGCTGACCATCGCAAGGGCCTTCCTGGCCGACCCGTCGCTGCTGATCCTGGACGAGGCGACCTCGTCGGTGGACACCCGCACGGAGGTGCTCGTCCAGAAGGCGATGGCTGCGCTCCGCACCGACCGGACGAGTTTTGTGATCGCCCACCGGCTCTCGACCATTCGCGATGCCGATCTCATCCTGGTGATGGAGGCGGGCCGGATCGTCGAGCAGGGCAGTCACGAGCAGTTGCTGGAAGCCCGCGGCGCCTACTTCCGCCTCTACAACGCCCAGTTCGCGGGGGCCGACATCGAGGAGGAGCCCGGGAACCTCCCTGCGCCACCCGCCTCCGGCCGGGGCGTCGAGCTCGCGAAGCCCTGA
- a CDS encoding ABC transporter ATP-binding protein codes for MLIRLLRTYLAPYRGPLTMVVVFQLIGTIASLYLPRLNADIIDKGVAKGDTGYIFTSGGYMLAVTLLQIICSVVAVYFGARTAMGFGRDVRQAIFHRVGEFSDREVNQFGAPSLITRNTNDVQQVQMLVLMTCTLLVSAPITCIGGVYMAVSEDGGLSWLLVVSVPVLVVLVGLIISRMVPQFRLMQTRIDTINRVLREQISGIRVVRAFVREPQERARFGDANTAVTDTAIKAGRYQALLFPTVMLVVNVSSVAVLWFGGHRVDSGQLQIGQLTAFLTYLLQILMAVMMATFMAVMIPRASVCAERIGEVLDTESSVRPPLSPRMPSRRTGLLEFAGVDFGYPGAHEPVLRDINFTAQPGRTTAIIGSTGAGKTTLVSLIPRLFDATGGTVSMDGIDVRELAPQTLWERIGLVPQKPYLFSGTVASNLRYGNPQATDDDLWEALEIAQAKGFVQKMPDGLDSAISQGGTNVSGGQRQRLAIARALVRKPSIYLFDDSFSALDLATDARLRAALKPQTLDATVIIVAQRVSTIIDADQIIVLEDGHIVGMGRHEELLENCGTYSEIVRSQISAEVAA; via the coding sequence ATGCTCATCCGACTGCTCCGCACGTATCTCGCTCCCTACCGGGGGCCGCTGACGATGGTCGTCGTCTTCCAGCTGATCGGCACCATCGCCTCGCTGTACCTGCCGAGGCTCAACGCCGACATCATCGACAAAGGTGTCGCCAAAGGCGATACCGGCTACATCTTCACCAGCGGCGGCTACATGTTGGCCGTCACGCTGCTGCAGATCATCTGCTCGGTGGTCGCGGTGTACTTCGGAGCGCGCACGGCGATGGGATTCGGCCGTGACGTGCGTCAGGCCATCTTCCACCGGGTGGGCGAGTTCTCCGATCGTGAGGTCAACCAATTCGGCGCCCCATCGCTGATCACCCGTAACACGAACGACGTCCAGCAGGTGCAGATGCTCGTCCTGATGACGTGCACCCTGCTGGTGTCCGCCCCGATCACCTGTATCGGCGGCGTCTACATGGCGGTGTCCGAGGACGGAGGGCTGTCCTGGTTGCTGGTGGTCAGCGTGCCGGTGCTGGTAGTCCTCGTCGGCCTGATCATCAGCCGGATGGTGCCCCAGTTCCGTCTGATGCAGACCAGGATCGACACCATCAACCGGGTGCTGCGCGAGCAGATCTCGGGGATTCGCGTGGTTCGGGCCTTCGTCCGGGAGCCACAGGAGCGGGCCAGGTTCGGCGATGCCAACACGGCCGTCACCGACACCGCGATCAAGGCCGGCCGCTACCAGGCCCTCCTGTTCCCGACCGTGATGCTGGTGGTGAACGTGTCGTCGGTGGCGGTGCTCTGGTTCGGTGGTCATCGGGTCGATTCCGGGCAGCTCCAGATCGGCCAGCTCACTGCGTTCCTGACGTACCTGCTACAGATCCTGATGGCCGTCATGATGGCGACCTTCATGGCCGTGATGATTCCGCGCGCCTCCGTGTGCGCCGAGCGGATCGGCGAGGTGCTGGACACCGAAAGTTCTGTCCGGCCACCGCTTTCACCAAGAATGCCGTCCCGCCGGACCGGCCTCCTCGAGTTCGCCGGGGTCGACTTCGGCTACCCGGGTGCCCACGAGCCGGTCCTCAGGGACATCAACTTCACTGCGCAACCGGGCCGCACCACAGCCATCATCGGCTCGACCGGGGCGGGCAAGACCACGCTCGTCTCGTTGATCCCGAGACTCTTTGACGCCACCGGCGGCACGGTCTCGATGGACGGGATCGACGTGCGTGAGCTGGCGCCTCAGACTCTATGGGAGAGAATCGGTCTCGTCCCCCAGAAGCCGTACCTGTTCTCGGGGACGGTGGCGAGCAACCTCCGGTACGGCAATCCGCAGGCGACGGACGACGACCTGTGGGAAGCCCTGGAGATCGCACAGGCCAAGGGGTTCGTGCAGAAGATGCCGGACGGCCTGGATTCCGCGATCTCCCAGGGTGGCACGAATGTCTCCGGCGGGCAGCGACAGCGGCTGGCGATCGCCAGAGCGCTGGTACGAAAACCCTCCATCTACCTCTTCGACGATTCCTTCTCGGCCCTGGATCTGGCCACCGACGCCAGACTCCGGGCTGCGCTGAAACCGCAGACCCTCGACGCAACGGTGATCATCGTGGCCCAACGCGTCTCGACCATCATCGACGCCGACCAGATCATCGTGCTGGAGGACGGCCACATCGTCGGAATGGGCCGGCACGAGGAACTCCTGGAGAACTGCGGGACCTACAGCGAGATCGTCCGGTCGCAGATCTCCGCGGAGGTGGCGGCGTGA
- a CDS encoding TetR/AcrR family transcriptional regulator → MRSPGTRASPLPPQQRRDGIIDAALPLLRKHGDDVTTKQIAEAAGVAEGTLFRVFPDKESLILAVVTRVFDPSPTVAELQSVDITLPLRERLQQAVEIIADRLHNVWELMSALRMMGPPEHNPRFRDALPSDRHSDLTPQALIDLIAPDAENLRVDVAQFARVMRLVTFAGTHPRISDDNPLKPDEIVDLLLDGLRAHSP, encoded by the coding sequence GTGAGGTCACCAGGAACCCGGGCGTCTCCGCTGCCCCCGCAGCAGCGCCGGGACGGGATCATCGACGCCGCGCTACCACTGCTGCGCAAGCACGGTGACGATGTCACCACGAAACAGATCGCCGAGGCCGCCGGCGTCGCCGAGGGCACTCTGTTCCGGGTCTTCCCGGACAAGGAATCACTGATCCTGGCCGTCGTCACCAGGGTTTTCGACCCCTCACCCACGGTGGCAGAACTGCAGTCGGTGGACATCACCCTGCCTCTGCGGGAACGGTTGCAGCAGGCCGTCGAGATCATTGCCGACCGCCTCCACAACGTCTGGGAACTGATGTCCGCGCTCCGGATGATGGGACCTCCGGAGCACAATCCCCGGTTCCGCGATGCACTTCCCTCAGACCGGCACAGTGATCTCACGCCCCAAGCCCTGATCGACCTGATCGCACCGGATGCCGAGAACCTCCGGGTCGACGTCGCACAATTCGCCCGGGTGATGCGCCTGGTCACCTTCGCCGGGACCCATCCACGAATCTCCGACGACAACCCGCTCAAGCCGGACGAGATCGTGGACCTGCTGCTGGACGGCCTGCGCGCCCACTCGCCCTGA
- a CDS encoding PLP-dependent aspartate aminotransferase family protein has product MNKSDTSGLRPSTIAVAAGRPVPDPGAPLNVGIGLSATFHAGTEANYLRQGGSDLTRAFETALGELEGGRALGFGSGMAAIAAVMEGLPSGSTIVAPRSVYSGTSMLLDEQIRLGRAQVRRVDISDTASVLAALRQQPAPALLWVETPTNPMFEVADLPILVEVAHAVGALVAVDSTWNSPVVLRPLKYGADIVMHSATKYLAGHSDVLMGALVVADDDVWAQLKARRDLAGAVPGALETYLTLRGMRTLSVRMDRAQANAAELAVRLNAHPGVERVLFPGLPDDPGHERVTRLHDGYGAMISFLVRGDGAAADAVCERVSLITHATSLGGVESLIERRARYAVDAANGAPANLLRFSVGIEHVEDLWDDLVQALEG; this is encoded by the coding sequence ATGAACAAGAGTGATACCTCGGGCCTGCGTCCGTCCACCATTGCGGTCGCGGCCGGCCGGCCGGTACCTGATCCGGGTGCCCCGCTCAACGTCGGCATCGGCCTTTCGGCCACCTTCCACGCGGGCACCGAGGCCAACTACCTACGCCAGGGTGGAAGCGACCTGACCCGAGCATTCGAGACGGCGCTGGGCGAGTTGGAAGGGGGCCGGGCGCTCGGGTTCGGCTCGGGAATGGCGGCCATCGCCGCCGTGATGGAGGGCCTGCCCAGCGGCAGCACGATCGTGGCCCCGCGTTCGGTCTACTCCGGCACCAGCATGTTGCTGGACGAGCAGATCAGATTGGGACGGGCCCAGGTCCGGCGCGTCGACATCAGCGACACTGCATCAGTTCTGGCTGCTCTTCGGCAGCAGCCGGCGCCGGCCCTGCTCTGGGTCGAAACCCCGACGAACCCGATGTTCGAGGTCGCGGACCTCCCGATCCTGGTCGAGGTGGCTCATGCGGTGGGCGCGCTCGTCGCGGTCGACTCGACCTGGAACTCGCCGGTGGTACTGCGTCCCTTGAAGTACGGGGCGGACATCGTCATGCATTCGGCGACCAAATACCTCGCCGGCCACTCGGACGTACTGATGGGCGCTCTGGTCGTCGCGGACGACGATGTGTGGGCGCAACTCAAGGCGAGGCGGGATCTGGCCGGGGCGGTACCCGGCGCACTGGAGACCTACCTGACGCTGCGGGGCATGCGCACGTTGTCGGTGCGGATGGACCGCGCACAGGCCAACGCGGCCGAGTTGGCCGTTCGGCTGAACGCCCACCCGGGTGTCGAGAGGGTGCTGTTCCCCGGTCTGCCGGACGACCCCGGACACGAGCGGGTGACCCGTCTTCACGACGGCTACGGAGCGATGATCTCGTTCCTGGTGCGGGGCGATGGCGCAGCGGCAGATGCTGTGTGCGAACGGGTTTCGCTGATCACCCACGCCACCAGCCTCGGGGGCGTTGAGTCGCTCATCGAACGGCGTGCCCGCTATGCGGTCGACGCGGCCAACGGGGCACCGGCGAACCTGTTGCGATTCTCCGTCGGCATCGAACACGTCGAGGATCTCTGGGACGACCTCGTTCAGGCTCTGGAGGGTTGA
- a CDS encoding DUF222 domain-containing protein, producing the protein MTEVAVDAAPLWSAVSSWVPAAESFAAVTRACPAGLSPSELPDLIVATDRLISHLQALQVAAVAEFSLPGRSRNIQKLIDGLVDHTGLTTRPDGSTDDFAVQCLIVERARSMAAAEIGAALHQSPPGAARRVADAVELVQDLPATLAALRDGRIDLPRARTIAQRTALLTPELRARVEAAVLPLAETRTPGQLTPMIDRRVIAADPAASKKRAVAARRDRFVDHCPSVDGMGMIRAHLPAEGAVSVYDLLDSIARATAGCDDRPIAARRADALVDICTQLLTDGYVQVGDMHRPSPEPGPAGTNTTTNAREGPSGGTPSTATDPTEPEASTDFVPTTGAPAEAATAVVPVRVRLSKVTTHQGRGAHFNLTMSLAAFTQFDQDPAALTGHGIIPAHIALAMATSIRSLAVIVTDSSGYAAAVGGTAYLPNQLVRDQVIAANTTCRFPSCRIRGGLADLDHRIPYRHADPERGGRTAAHCLDPECRHHHVIRTFTDWTPTRDPADGLTMNWTSPTHHHYRDHPTEHALPESEHTPPNGASSDHTVDPDAPEVCSCTCGHGNPTEPGASTARIQTEQTMLLIARKRQQQLEAEELAEQQRLFLAKPPHRVHYIGPTPRPWPKAERSDEEFAAEVQAYIDTFDSYEQYQAANRRITQRLVPGIYAIQMEQEHKRRHPDPDEPPF; encoded by the coding sequence GTGACGGAAGTGGCGGTCGATGCTGCACCGTTGTGGTCTGCGGTGTCCTCATGGGTGCCGGCGGCGGAGTCGTTCGCGGCGGTGACCCGGGCGTGTCCGGCGGGCTTGTCGCCTTCGGAGTTGCCGGATCTGATCGTGGCGACCGACCGGTTGATCTCCCATCTACAGGCGCTGCAGGTCGCGGCGGTGGCAGAGTTCTCCCTGCCGGGCCGGTCCAGGAACATCCAGAAACTCATCGACGGCCTGGTCGATCACACCGGGTTGACGACCCGCCCGGACGGGTCCACCGACGATTTCGCGGTGCAGTGTCTGATCGTGGAGCGGGCCCGGTCGATGGCCGCGGCGGAGATCGGCGCCGCCTTGCACCAGTCGCCGCCCGGCGCCGCGCGGCGGGTCGCCGATGCGGTGGAGTTGGTGCAGGACCTGCCCGCCACCCTCGCGGCACTGCGGGACGGGCGGATCGATCTGCCCCGGGCGCGAACCATCGCCCAGCGCACCGCCCTGTTGACCCCGGAACTACGGGCGCGGGTGGAGGCGGCGGTGCTGCCGCTGGCGGAGACCCGGACACCGGGTCAGCTGACACCGATGATCGACCGCCGGGTGATCGCCGCCGATCCGGCCGCGTCGAAGAAGCGGGCGGTGGCAGCGCGGCGGGACCGGTTCGTGGACCACTGTCCGTCGGTGGACGGGATGGGGATGATCCGGGCGCACCTACCCGCGGAGGGGGCGGTGTCGGTGTACGACCTGCTCGATTCCATCGCCCGGGCCACCGCCGGCTGCGATGACCGGCCCATCGCCGCCCGCCGCGCAGACGCTCTGGTGGACATCTGCACGCAGCTGCTCACCGACGGATACGTCCAGGTCGGCGACATGCACCGCCCGAGCCCGGAACCGGGACCCGCCGGCACCAATACCACGACCAACGCCAGGGAAGGCCCGAGCGGCGGAACCCCCTCGACAGCAACAGATCCCACCGAGCCGGAAGCATCGACCGACTTCGTCCCCACCACCGGCGCGCCGGCCGAGGCGGCAACGGCGGTTGTTCCGGTGAGGGTGCGGTTGTCGAAGGTGACCACCCACCAAGGTCGCGGAGCACACTTCAACCTGACGATGTCGCTGGCCGCGTTCACCCAATTCGACCAGGATCCCGCCGCCCTGACCGGCCACGGAATCATCCCCGCCCACATCGCCCTCGCGATGGCCACCTCGATCCGGTCGTTGGCGGTGATCGTCACCGACAGCTCCGGGTACGCCGCCGCTGTCGGCGGCACCGCCTACCTGCCCAACCAGCTGGTCCGCGATCAGGTGATCGCAGCGAACACCACCTGCCGGTTCCCGTCCTGCCGGATCCGCGGCGGCCTGGCCGACCTGGACCACCGCATCCCCTACCGTCACGCCGACCCCGAACGAGGTGGGCGCACCGCCGCCCACTGCCTCGACCCCGAATGCCGGCACCACCACGTCATCCGGACCTTCACCGACTGGACCCCCACCCGGGACCCCGCCGACGGACTCACCATGAACTGGACCAGCCCCACCCACCACCACTACCGCGACCACCCCACCGAACACGCCCTGCCCGAGAGCGAGCACACCCCACCCAACGGTGCCAGCAGCGACCACACGGTCGATCCGGATGCGCCGGAGGTGTGCAGCTGCACCTGCGGCCATGGCAACCCCACCGAACCCGGCGCCAGCACCGCCCGGATCCAGACGGAACAGACGATGCTGCTCATCGCCAGGAAACGGCAACAACAACTCGAAGCAGAGGAACTCGCCGAACAACAACGACTGTTCCTGGCCAAGCCACCCCATCGGGTCCACTACATCGGGCCGACACCACGGCCCTGGCCGAAAGCTGAACGCAGCGACGAGGAGTTCGCCGCCGAAGTGCAGGCCTACATCGACACCTTCGACAGCTACGAGCAATACCAGGCCGCCAACCGGAGAATCACCCAACGCCTCGTGCCGGGCATCTACGCCATCCAGATGGAACAGGAACACAAGCGCCGACACCCTGACCCCGACGAGCCCCCATTCTGA
- a CDS encoding ISAzo13 family transposase: protein MPLPTTDVEVLTSRLLLIRPHLDERAWRLLLGSEAKALGRGGIKVVAGAIGAHPDTVAQGVRELDYPDQIPGRVRRPGAGRPSAAVTDPTLWEALDALVDPVTRGDPMSMLRWTTKSTSKLAATLTTNGHPVSASTVGNLLKANGYSLQANVKTLEGNQHPDRDAQFNYLNDQATAFSAAGEPVISVDTKKKELIGNFSIGGKEWEPQGEPTRTSVHDFMDKTLGKVAPYGVYDIAANTGWINVGTDADTGQFAVESIRRWWNTVGTNTYPSATRLMITADSGGSNGSRLRLWKTELAALATETGLAITVCHLPPGTSKWNKIEHRLFSAISRSWRARPLTSHEVVIETIKATTTTTGLSVHAELDLGIYERGIKISDRQIKELESSQLHRHDFHGDWNYSLHPATRPDTPK from the coding sequence ATGCCCCTACCCACCACCGATGTGGAAGTCCTCACGTCACGGTTGTTGCTGATCAGACCCCATCTGGATGAGCGGGCCTGGCGGTTGTTGCTCGGCTCGGAAGCCAAGGCGCTGGGCCGGGGCGGGATCAAAGTGGTCGCCGGGGCGATCGGTGCGCACCCGGACACCGTGGCCCAAGGAGTCCGCGAATTGGACTACCCCGACCAGATCCCGGGCCGGGTCCGGCGCCCCGGCGCCGGCCGGCCCAGCGCGGCGGTGACCGACCCCACCCTGTGGGAAGCGTTGGATGCCCTGGTGGATCCGGTGACCCGCGGCGATCCGATGTCGATGCTGCGGTGGACAACGAAATCGACGTCGAAACTAGCCGCCACGCTGACCACCAACGGCCACCCGGTGTCGGCATCCACAGTGGGAAACTTGTTGAAGGCCAACGGATACAGCCTGCAAGCCAACGTCAAGACCCTCGAGGGCAACCAACACCCCGACCGCGACGCCCAGTTCAACTATCTCAACGATCAGGCCACCGCGTTCAGCGCCGCCGGTGAACCGGTCATCAGCGTCGACACCAAGAAAAAGGAGCTGATCGGGAATTTCAGCATCGGCGGCAAGGAATGGGAACCCCAGGGTGAACCCACCCGGACCAGCGTCCACGACTTCATGGACAAAACCCTGGGCAAGGTCGCCCCGTACGGGGTGTACGACATCGCCGCGAACACCGGATGGATCAACGTCGGCACCGACGCCGACACCGGGCAGTTCGCCGTGGAATCCATCCGCCGATGGTGGAACACCGTGGGCACCAACACTTATCCAAGCGCAACAAGGTTGATGATCACCGCTGATTCCGGCGGGTCCAACGGCTCCCGGCTACGGTTGTGGAAAACCGAACTCGCCGCGCTGGCCACCGAAACCGGACTGGCGATCACCGTGTGCCACCTTCCGCCGGGCACCTCGAAATGGAACAAGATCGAGCATCGCCTCTTCTCCGCGATCAGCCGTAGCTGGCGGGCCCGACCCCTGACCTCCCACGAAGTCGTCATCGAAACCATCAAAGCCACAACCACCACCACCGGGCTCAGCGTCCACGCCGAACTGGACCTGGGCATCTACGAGAGGGGAATCAAGATCAGCGACCGCCAGATCAAAGAACTTGAAAGCAGCCAGCTACACCGCCATGACTTCCACGGCGACTGGAACTACAGCCTGCACCCCGCGACACGCCCGGACACACCCAAATAA
- a CDS encoding IS1595 family transposase: MSLDEVFIGNEPRGRAGGVKDHTAAMIAVESIPGRKLGRVRIELAETARSVSMLGFADRVIAKGSTVRTDGANYLKKLTAAGYEHVAFVGTDSAEPAHINLPGVHMVASLLKRWLTGTLHYAVSQEHLAYYLDEYTFRFNRRTSKSRGLLFYRLLQQAVNTDPHPLAELRNPVAAVDVPF; encoded by the coding sequence ATGTCCTTAGATGAAGTGTTCATCGGCAACGAGCCTCGCGGCCGCGCAGGCGGCGTGAAGGACCACACCGCGGCGATGATCGCAGTGGAATCGATCCCCGGCCGCAAGCTGGGCAGGGTCCGCATCGAGCTGGCCGAGACAGCCCGATCGGTCAGCATGCTCGGCTTCGCCGACCGCGTCATCGCCAAAGGATCAACGGTCAGAACCGATGGCGCCAACTACCTGAAGAAGCTGACCGCGGCCGGCTACGAGCACGTCGCGTTCGTCGGGACCGACAGCGCCGAGCCCGCCCACATCAACCTCCCCGGCGTCCACATGGTCGCCTCGCTGCTCAAACGCTGGCTGACCGGCACCCTGCATTACGCGGTCTCCCAGGAGCACCTGGCCTACTACCTGGACGAATACACATTCCGGTTCAACCGACGCACCTCGAAGAGTCGCGGGCTTTTGTTCTACCGACTGTTGCAGCAGGCCGTGAACACAGACCCACACCCGCTCGCTGAACTGCGCAATCCTGTTGCAGCAGTGGACGTCCCGTTCTGA